A stretch of the Tolypothrix sp. NIES-4075 genome encodes the following:
- a CDS encoding heavy metal-responsive transcriptional regulator encodes MLTKDNQLLLIGQVTAKSKVPIRTIRYYESLGLLKSSGRTEGNFRQFSADVLTRLSFIKRAQKLGLSLEEIGEILKVYDGGKPACDRIQEKLEDKISEIDHQIEQLLTLRSELKGVLSGWESLPIKPEDTICPLIGK; translated from the coding sequence GTGCTAACTAAAGATAATCAACTGCTGTTAATTGGTCAGGTAACAGCCAAAAGCAAAGTCCCGATTAGGACGATTCGCTATTACGAAAGCCTCGGTCTACTCAAGTCATCAGGACGAACCGAGGGAAACTTTCGGCAATTTTCCGCAGATGTACTTACTAGGTTGTCATTTATTAAACGCGCTCAAAAGTTGGGGCTGAGTTTGGAAGAAATAGGCGAAATCTTGAAAGTATATGATGGTGGGAAACCAGCGTGCGATCGCATTCAAGAAAAGCTAGAAGATAAAATATCAGAGATTGACCACCAGATAGAACAATTGTTAACTCTGCGAAGCGAATTAAAAGGAGTACTATCAGGATGGGAAAGTTTGCCAATCAAGCCAGAAGATACAATTTGTCCGTTGATTGGCAAGTGA
- a CDS encoding RtcB family protein — translation MQPKNLKRLLRALARQGLDVTYNNKTYSVHLRNNSVAPVAEVLLPEGFPVEAKALKQLANLASVRHPAGGCVCRACATPDFHPGDAGIAIGSIIETEGQIIPAAVGSDINCGMRLHVADLTIDEFMAKRDSFVELMKGDYFFGTRDVTMTAKTSRAMFQYGVPGWLDAMLDSPTGSFVKSNLQQIAQESDRIFLDGSMDGNSKLAPEELVPDEGLVRDGGLATIGGGNHFVEVQRIDKVENRAIAHAWGVREGQLAFMIHSGSRNVGKYIGGIWRDKTKAAWQKGLKYPDSHIFPLSVHSHPELVASYLQAEATAANYGFINRLMLAELLRLRLREVYKDVEAPLVYDLPHNITLSEKSGSWITRKGACPAYAGQPVIIPGSMGDYSYLMVGRGNPGFCNSASHGAGRVRSRFDLTRQGASQSEEELRLTGVDCITLREERRIEEAPAAYKSIQSVIDVQVEAEMVDIVARLSPVLTFKA, via the coding sequence ATGCAGCCCAAAAATCTCAAGCGTCTCCTGCGTGCTTTAGCGCGACAGGGTTTAGATGTAACTTACAACAACAAAACTTATTCGGTTCATTTACGTAATAATTCGGTTGCACCTGTAGCTGAAGTGCTGCTCCCTGAAGGCTTCCCCGTAGAAGCGAAAGCACTGAAGCAGTTAGCAAATCTCGCAAGCGTTCGTCACCCCGCAGGCGGTTGTGTTTGCCGTGCCTGTGCTACACCTGACTTTCACCCAGGTGATGCGGGGATTGCCATTGGTTCAATAATAGAAACTGAAGGTCAAATTATTCCTGCGGCTGTGGGAAGTGACATCAATTGTGGGATGCGTTTGCATGTCGCCGATTTGACAATCGATGAATTTATGGCGAAACGGGATTCTTTTGTCGAATTAATGAAAGGTGATTATTTCTTCGGAACCCGTGATGTCACCATGACAGCAAAAACATCCCGTGCCATGTTTCAATACGGGGTTCCCGGTTGGTTAGATGCAATGTTGGATTCACCTACAGGCAGTTTTGTCAAATCTAATTTGCAGCAAATCGCCCAAGAAAGCGATCGCATTTTCTTAGATGGTTCAATGGATGGAAATTCAAAACTTGCACCCGAAGAACTTGTACCAGATGAAGGACTGGTGCGCGATGGCGGATTGGCTACAATTGGTGGCGGAAATCACTTTGTAGAAGTGCAGCGGATTGATAAAGTTGAAAATCGTGCGATCGCTCACGCTTGGGGAGTGCGAGAAGGACAACTTGCATTTATGATTCACTCAGGTTCTCGCAATGTGGGTAAATACATCGGCGGAATATGGCGAGATAAAACTAAAGCCGCTTGGCAAAAAGGTCTGAAGTATCCAGACTCGCACATTTTTCCCCTTTCTGTGCATTCCCACCCCGAACTCGTTGCTAGTTATCTGCAAGCTGAGGCAACAGCTGCTAACTACGGCTTTATCAATCGCTTGATGTTAGCAGAACTATTACGTCTGCGTTTGCGAGAAGTTTACAAAGATGTAGAAGCACCCTTAGTTTATGATTTACCCCATAACATCACTTTGTCTGAGAAATCCGGTTCTTGGATAACTCGCAAAGGTGCTTGTCCCGCTTATGCCGGACAACCTGTAATTATCCCAGGCTCAATGGGTGATTATTCTTATCTGATGGTGGGTAGAGGAAATCCAGGCTTTTGCAATTCCGCTTCACATGGGGCAGGAAGAGTGCGTAGCCGCTTTGACCTGACTCGTCAAGGTGCATCCCAAAGTGAGGAAGAACTGAGATTAACCGGGGTAGACTGCATCACACTGCGCGAAGAACGCAGAATTGAGGAAGCACCTGCCGCTTACAAGTCGATTCAGTCTGTGATTGATGTCCAAGTAGAGGCGGAAATGGTGGATATTGTGGCGCGTTTAAGTCCGGTTTTGACCTTTAAAGCTTAA
- a CDS encoding type II toxin-antitoxin system RelE/ParE family toxin has translation MVDRADIPEVPLRALVWMGDSRKNIRAFPEEVQKAVGYALQLVQSGETPLDAKPFKGVGSGVYEIVKRYDTDTYRAVYAVKIGQKVYVLHAFQKKSKKKIKTPQMDVDLIKQRYKDALAQEEQP, from the coding sequence ATGGTCGATAGGGCAGATATTCCAGAGGTGCCGTTACGCGCTCTTGTTTGGATGGGGGACTCTCGCAAAAACATTCGGGCGTTTCCTGAAGAAGTCCAAAAAGCCGTAGGGTATGCGTTGCAACTAGTACAGTCAGGGGAAACACCACTGGATGCCAAGCCTTTTAAAGGGGTCGGAAGCGGCGTTTATGAAATTGTCAAACGCTACGATACCGACACATACAGGGCGGTTTATGCCGTGAAGATTGGGCAAAAAGTCTATGTCCTGCACGCTTTTCAGAAGAAATCAAAAAAGAAGATTAAAACCCCACAGATGGACGTTGACCTAATTAAACAACGCTATAAGGATGCCCTTGCACAGGAGGAACAACCATGA
- a CDS encoding helix-turn-helix domain-containing protein, with translation MTEQPVFEESSGNVFADLGLKDAEELFTRGKIGIQVLRLLQHRNLKQREISELLGIPQPEVSHLMKGEFQRFSEGKLLTFLKRLDTEVTLHLRPRHAGNQAGETVVSL, from the coding sequence ATGACAGAACAACCCGTTTTTGAAGAAAGCAGCGGTAACGTCTTTGCTGACCTCGGCTTGAAGGATGCAGAGGAACTTTTTACCCGTGGCAAGATCGGGATTCAGGTACTCCGTTTGTTACAACACCGCAACTTGAAACAGCGGGAAATCAGTGAACTTCTCGGTATCCCCCAGCCAGAAGTATCGCATCTGATGAAAGGAGAGTTTCAACGGTTCAGCGAAGGCAAGCTGCTTACTTTCCTCAAGCGTCTTGATACAGAAGTGACCTTGCATCTTCGCCCCCGTCATGCGGGAAACCAGGCTGGGGAAACGGTGGTATCGCTGTAG
- the dnaN gene encoding DNA polymerase III subunit beta produces MKLVCAQSDLSTNLSLVSRAVPSRPTHPVLANVLLQADAQTNSVSLTAFDLSLGIRTSFNAEVIQGGAIALPARLLVDITSRLPEGEITLEDESASSAEAPGGEGIIVTLTPKSGRYQLRAMGAEEYPELPIIENIEAIHLTTAALIEGLRGCLFATSSDETKQVLTGVHLTLKQDALEFAATDGHRLAVVETVNESPIASSENQLEVTVPNRAMRELERMLAHSSSEEETVALYFDQGQIVFQWQNQRLTSRILEGQYPAYRLLIPRQFERQLTLDRKQLVSTLERIAVLADQKNNIVKISMDGDGGEITLSVESQDVGSAIESMPAQISGEDIDIAFNVKYLMEGLKALPSQEIQMQLNGNLTPVIFTPLSGLKMTYLAMPVQLRS; encoded by the coding sequence ATGAAATTAGTTTGCGCCCAAAGCGACCTCAGTACCAACCTCTCACTCGTTAGTCGTGCAGTCCCATCACGTCCAACTCATCCGGTACTTGCTAACGTGCTACTGCAAGCGGATGCTCAAACTAACTCAGTAAGTTTAACAGCCTTCGATCTCAGTTTGGGTATCCGCACCAGCTTTAACGCTGAAGTTATTCAAGGAGGAGCGATCGCACTTCCTGCTAGACTACTTGTTGATATTACCTCTCGTCTTCCCGAAGGCGAAATCACCCTAGAAGATGAATCCGCAAGTAGCGCCGAAGCTCCAGGCGGTGAAGGTATAATTGTTACACTCACACCCAAAAGTGGGCGTTATCAGCTTCGAGCAATGGGAGCAGAAGAGTATCCCGAACTACCTATAATTGAAAATATCGAAGCAATTCATCTTACCACCGCTGCATTAATTGAAGGATTGCGCGGTTGTTTATTTGCAACTAGTAGCGATGAAACCAAGCAAGTGCTTACCGGCGTGCATTTAACACTTAAACAAGACGCGCTGGAATTTGCAGCTACAGATGGACATCGTTTAGCAGTTGTAGAAACAGTTAACGAAAGTCCTATAGCTAGCAGTGAAAATCAACTAGAAGTAACAGTACCAAACAGAGCCATGCGCGAACTAGAGCGGATGTTGGCTCATAGTTCCTCCGAAGAAGAAACTGTAGCTTTATACTTCGATCAAGGTCAAATTGTCTTTCAATGGCAAAATCAACGCTTAACAAGCCGAATTTTAGAAGGACAATATCCCGCTTATCGGTTACTTATTCCTCGCCAATTTGAGCGACAATTAACGCTCGATCGCAAACAATTAGTTAGCACCTTAGAGCGAATTGCTGTCTTAGCCGATCAAAAAAATAATATCGTCAAAATCAGCATGGACGGCGACGGTGGGGAAATTACTTTATCTGTAGAATCTCAAGATGTGGGTAGCGCTATCGAGTCGATGCCAGCACAAATATCAGGAGAAGATATAGATATTGCCTTTAACGTCAAATATTTAATGGAAGGCTTAAAAGCATTGCCATCTCAAGAAATTCAAATGCAGTTAAATGGAAATCTCACTCCAGTGATTTTTACACCACTAAGCGGTTTAAAGATGACTTATTTAGCAATGCCGGTGCAATTAAGAAGTTAA
- a CDS encoding GAF domain-containing protein encodes MTSTKEQDLQVSRNQENLLRRITNRIRLTLELQDILIATVGEVRSFLGTDRVMIYKFNVDGSGQVIAESINDRSLPSLLGLNFPADDIPPHARELFIKSRVRSLVNVDEGIIGQSPVCDPQTKEIISSDFRYRPVDPCHVEYLTAMGVQSSLVVPILEEEKLWGLLVSHHSQPLCVGEDELEVLQIVVEQLEIAIAHNTLLTQAHRKAEREAIVSRIATLLHSLPTIVLQPALEAAIVAFGGSGGRLCIRNEAFNYQNRSFRSFAECLIPGSDAVKLYISGKQPAIPEQTIYPLMEQYSLWQEHYKSGNYDIWAISDIYQTPNLRSLQAAFQPTKIRSILMIPLYYRQQLLGYLSIFRDEIDTETLWAGQSDSDKREFPHVSFDIWREFKQAQARKWTFEEIELAEEIGKHFASACQQYELYQQVQAFNSDLENQVKKRTVELRRTSQQQQAVFKVIAKIRESLDTDIIFQTTTKEVCQLLKVDRVSVYRFDSDWGGEFVGDFEAASPNWLNDEYKLGINTVWNDTYLQDTQGGRYRNNETFAVDDIYKMGFAQCHIDNLEQFQIHAFVLAPIFVGQKLWGLLATYQHSGPRKWQDLEVDFFSQIAAQIGVALQQAELLKQTQQQTLNLQQAAEQQQILFEVVAKIRESLSLDAIFQTTTQVVCQSLQADRVAVYRFNADWSGQFLAEFVGSDWVKLISSQINVVWEDSYLQETKGGRYRQNQTFAVNDIYQAGHSECHFAVLEQFQVKAYAIAPIFVGQELWGLLAAYQNSAPREWEASEIKFLAQIAVQLGVALQQAELLAQTKHQAEQLAQALEELQQTQTQLIQTEKMSSLGQLVAGVAHEINNPINFIYGNLSPVCEYANDLLSMLALYQQQYPNPSREICDLAENIDLEFIAEDLPKILSSLKLGSDRIRQIVVSLRNFSRLDEAQMKQVDIHQGIDSTLLILQHRLKATPNSRAIEVVKEYGNLPLVECYAGQLNQVFMNVLSNAIDALEELLEKNPRLLSDRPQIRISTEVINNHQVVIRIADNGSGMPEDIKMRIFDPFFTTKPVGKGTGLGLSISYQIVVEKHRGVFKCNSQPNSGTEFSIQIPIRPIQHF; translated from the coding sequence ATGACTTCTACCAAAGAACAAGACTTGCAGGTAAGTCGAAATCAAGAAAATTTGTTGCGTCGCATAACAAACCGTATTCGTCTGACGCTAGAACTGCAAGATATTCTCATAGCGACAGTGGGGGAAGTGCGTTCGTTTCTCGGTACAGATCGAGTGATGATTTATAAATTTAATGTTGATGGTAGCGGTCAGGTCATTGCTGAATCGATAAACGATCGCTCCTTACCATCTTTGTTAGGGCTTAATTTTCCCGCCGATGACATTCCCCCTCATGCGCGGGAATTATTTATTAAATCACGAGTGCGATCGCTTGTAAATGTGGACGAAGGCATAATTGGTCAAAGTCCTGTGTGTGACCCCCAAACCAAAGAAATTATATCCTCAGATTTTCGTTATCGTCCTGTAGACCCCTGTCATGTTGAATATTTGACGGCAATGGGTGTACAGTCATCTCTGGTAGTGCCAATTCTGGAAGAGGAAAAACTCTGGGGACTGTTGGTATCTCACCACTCGCAACCGCTTTGTGTTGGTGAAGATGAACTGGAAGTGCTACAAATTGTGGTAGAGCAGCTAGAGATAGCGATCGCTCACAATACTCTTTTGACTCAAGCGCACAGAAAAGCTGAACGAGAAGCGATCGTTAGCCGCATTGCTACATTATTGCATTCACTGCCGACAATTGTATTACAGCCAGCTTTAGAAGCTGCCATTGTTGCTTTTGGGGGTTCTGGTGGCAGACTTTGTATTAGAAATGAAGCTTTTAATTATCAAAATCGCAGCTTCAGAAGTTTCGCGGAATGTTTGATACCTGGAAGCGATGCTGTCAAACTTTATATTAGTGGAAAGCAACCTGCAATACCAGAACAAACAATATATCCATTGATGGAGCAATATAGCCTCTGGCAGGAACACTATAAATCTGGCAATTATGATATTTGGGCTATTTCAGATATATATCAAACTCCAAATTTACGAAGTTTACAAGCTGCTTTTCAACCAACCAAAATTCGCAGCATCTTGATGATTCCGCTTTATTATCGTCAGCAATTACTCGGCTATTTAAGTATTTTCCGAGATGAAATAGACACAGAAACTCTCTGGGCTGGTCAATCTGATAGCGACAAGCGGGAATTCCCGCATGTATCATTTGATATTTGGCGTGAATTTAAACAGGCACAGGCTCGGAAATGGACGTTTGAAGAAATTGAATTGGCTGAAGAAATCGGCAAACATTTTGCCTCGGCATGTCAGCAGTATGAATTATACCAACAAGTACAAGCCTTTAATAGCGACTTAGAAAATCAAGTTAAAAAGCGCACTGTTGAACTGCGAAGGACAAGTCAACAGCAACAAGCTGTGTTCAAAGTCATTGCCAAAATTCGTGAGTCTCTTGACACCGATATTATTTTTCAAACAACTACTAAAGAAGTTTGTCAACTCTTAAAAGTTGATCGTGTTTCTGTTTATCGCTTTGATTCTGATTGGGGTGGTGAATTTGTCGGTGATTTTGAAGCTGCTAGTCCCAACTGGTTGAATGATGAGTACAAACTAGGTATTAATACTGTTTGGAACGACACTTACTTACAAGACACACAGGGAGGACGCTACCGCAATAATGAAACATTTGCAGTAGATGACATTTACAAGATGGGTTTTGCTCAGTGTCATATCGACAATCTAGAGCAGTTTCAGATTCACGCTTTTGTGCTTGCTCCGATCTTTGTCGGACAAAAACTTTGGGGTTTGCTAGCAACTTATCAACACTCTGGACCTCGCAAATGGCAAGACCTTGAAGTTGATTTCTTCAGTCAAATTGCTGCCCAAATCGGGGTAGCACTCCAGCAAGCTGAATTACTCAAGCAAACACAACAGCAGACATTGAATTTGCAACAGGCAGCAGAACAACAACAGATATTGTTTGAAGTTGTTGCCAAGATTCGGGAATCTCTCAGCTTGGATGCGATATTTCAAACGACTACCCAAGTAGTTTGTCAATCACTACAAGCGGATCGAGTTGCAGTCTATCGCTTTAACGCTGATTGGAGCGGTCAGTTTCTTGCTGAGTTTGTTGGTTCAGATTGGGTCAAATTAATCAGTTCTCAGATAAACGTGGTGTGGGAAGATAGTTATTTGCAAGAAACAAAAGGTGGAAGGTATCGCCAGAATCAAACATTTGCAGTAAACGACATCTATCAGGCTGGTCACTCTGAGTGTCACTTTGCTGTTTTGGAACAATTTCAGGTAAAAGCATATGCGATCGCTCCCATTTTTGTAGGGCAAGAACTCTGGGGTTTGCTGGCAGCTTATCAAAATTCTGCACCCAGAGAGTGGGAAGCTTCGGAAATCAAATTTTTGGCTCAGATTGCGGTGCAGCTTGGGGTAGCGCTCCAACAAGCTGAGTTGCTTGCCCAAACCAAGCATCAAGCAGAACAACTCGCTCAAGCGCTAGAAGAATTACAACAAACTCAAACCCAATTAATCCAAACTGAGAAAATGTCCAGTTTAGGACAATTGGTGGCTGGTGTGGCACACGAAATTAACAACCCCATAAACTTTATTTATGGCAACCTCAGCCCTGTCTGTGAATACGCTAACGATTTACTTAGTATGCTAGCTCTTTATCAGCAGCAGTATCCGAACCCCAGCCGTGAGATTTGCGATTTAGCGGAAAATATAGACTTAGAATTTATTGCCGAAGATTTGCCCAAAATACTGTCGTCGTTAAAACTAGGAAGCGATCGCATTCGTCAGATTGTCGTGTCTTTACGAAATTTCTCCAGGCTTGACGAAGCCCAGATGAAGCAAGTTGACATTCACCAAGGTATTGATAGCACGTTACTCATTTTACAGCATCGTTTGAAAGCAACGCCAAACAGTCGCGCTATTGAGGTAGTTAAAGAGTACGGCAACCTACCTTTAGTAGAATGTTATGCCGGACAATTAAATCAGGTGTTTATGAATGTTTTGAGCAATGCGATTGATGCTTTAGAAGAGTTATTAGAAAAAAACCCCAGACTTTTAAGCGATCGTCCCCAAATTCGGATTAGTACCGAAGTTATAAACAATCATCAAGTGGTGATTCGCATCGCTGATAATGGTTCCGGAATGCCCGAAGACATCAAAATGCGAATATTTGACCCGTTTTTTACCACCAAGCCAGTAGGAAAGGGTACTGGCTTAGGTTTATCAATTAGTTACCAAATTGTGGTAGAAAAGCACCGTGGTGTCTTCAAATGTAATTCGCAACCAAATTCAGGTACGGAATTTTCAATTCAAATTCCGATTAGACCTATTCAGCACTTTTAA
- a CDS encoding TRC40/GET3/ArsA family transport-energizing ATPase, which yields MRVILMTGKGGVGKTSVAAATGLRCAELGYRTLVLSTDPAHSLADSFDLELGHAPRQIRPNLWGAELDALLELESNWGAVKRYITQVLQARGLDGVQAEELAILPGMDEIFGLVRMKRHYDEGEYDVLIIDSAPTGTALRLLSLPEISGWYMRRFYKPFQNISVALRPLVEPLFRPIAGFSLPDKEVMDAPYEFYEQIEALEKVLTDNTQTSVRLITNPEKMVIKESLRAHAYLSLYNVATDLIIANRIIPDEVQDPFFQRWKENQQQYRQEIHDNFLPLPVKEAPLFSEELCGLAALERLKETLYKDEDPTQVYYKETTIRVVQDNNQYSLELYLPGIPKNQVQLSKSGDELNITIGNHRRNLVLPQALAALQPSGAKMEDDYLKIRFAEAAKIS from the coding sequence ATGCGTGTAATTTTGATGACAGGCAAAGGTGGTGTAGGCAAAACCTCCGTTGCGGCAGCTACTGGACTGCGTTGTGCGGAACTAGGCTATCGCACACTTGTTTTGAGTACAGATCCGGCACACTCCCTGGCAGACAGTTTTGATTTAGAACTAGGACATGCACCGCGACAAATTCGCCCAAATTTGTGGGGTGCGGAACTCGATGCGCTGTTAGAATTAGAGTCAAACTGGGGTGCCGTCAAACGCTACATTACCCAAGTTTTGCAAGCGCGGGGTTTGGATGGCGTACAAGCGGAAGAATTGGCAATTTTACCAGGCATGGATGAGATTTTTGGCTTGGTAAGAATGAAACGTCACTACGACGAAGGCGAGTATGATGTTTTGATTATTGACTCAGCCCCCACTGGTACAGCATTACGATTGTTGAGTTTACCAGAAATCAGCGGCTGGTATATGCGCCGATTTTATAAACCGTTTCAAAACATCTCTGTCGCACTTAGACCTTTAGTTGAACCTCTTTTTAGACCGATCGCTGGTTTTTCTTTGCCAGATAAAGAGGTGATGGATGCACCATACGAATTTTATGAGCAAATTGAAGCTCTAGAAAAAGTATTAACTGATAATACTCAAACTTCAGTGCGCTTGATTACCAATCCAGAAAAGATGGTGATTAAAGAGTCTCTCCGCGCTCATGCTTATTTGAGTTTGTATAATGTGGCAACGGATTTAATTATAGCTAATCGCATCATTCCCGACGAAGTACAAGATCCATTTTTCCAACGTTGGAAAGAAAATCAGCAGCAATATCGCCAAGAAATTCATGATAACTTTCTTCCTCTGCCTGTGAAAGAAGCACCGCTTTTTTCTGAGGAACTTTGCGGTTTAGCAGCGTTAGAAAGATTGAAGGAAACGCTGTATAAAGATGAAGATCCGACTCAAGTTTATTACAAAGAAACGACAATCAGAGTCGTGCAAGATAATAATCAATACAGTTTGGAACTTTATTTGCCTGGGATTCCCAAAAACCAAGTTCAACTAAGTAAAAGTGGAGACGAATTAAACATCACAATTGGCAATCATCGCCGTAATTTAGTATTACCGCAAGCTTTGGCAGCATTGCAACCATCTGGCGCAAAGATGGAAGATGATTATCTCAAAATTCGCTTTGCTGAGGCTGCGAAAATTAGTTAA
- a CDS encoding DUF2358 domain-containing protein produces MDIIQILKEDYQRFPANQTYSIYAEDVYFQDPLNKFRGVKLYKLMIKFIETFFLNPKMDLHDIQQEGDTIKTQWTLNWNTPLPWKPHISIPGWSELRLNSDSLIISHIDYWNCSRLDVLKQHLFSLKSR; encoded by the coding sequence ATGGATATTATTCAAATCCTCAAAGAAGACTATCAAAGATTTCCCGCAAATCAAACTTATAGCATCTACGCAGAAGATGTTTATTTTCAAGATCCGCTGAACAAATTTCGTGGTGTCAAGCTGTACAAACTGATGATTAAATTCATCGAGACTTTCTTTTTAAATCCAAAAATGGATTTACACGATATTCAACAAGAAGGAGACACAATTAAAACTCAGTGGACACTCAACTGGAATACACCTCTACCGTGGAAACCACACATCTCTATCCCTGGCTGGAGTGAGTTACGCCTCAATTCTGATAGTCTGATTATCTCTCACATCGATTATTGGAATTGTTCGCGTTTAGACGTGCTAAAGCAGCATTTATTTTCCTTAAAAAGTCGATAA
- a CDS encoding Rpn family recombination-promoting nuclease/putative transposase, with translation MKTDSIFYSLFQTFPSIFFELINKSPAEAVGYEFTSCEVKQLAFRLDGLFLPTSNESEKPFYVVEVQFQPDEDLYYRLFAELFLYLRQYKPVSPWQVVVIYPTRGIERQQTSQFSEMLAINRVRRIYLDELGELAETSLSVGVVKLVIEAEETAPQLARRLIDQAKQQLTDEVSKRDLINLIETIIVYKLPQKSREEIEAMLGLSELKQTKVYQEALEEGLTQGKQQGLEEGLAEGRQQSKLETIPRMVEFGLSLDAIAQLLDLPLEVVQQAVQQTGR, from the coding sequence GTGAAAACAGACAGCATTTTCTATAGCTTATTTCAGACATTTCCTAGCATCTTCTTTGAACTAATTAACAAATCTCCAGCGGAAGCAGTTGGCTATGAATTCACCTCTTGCGAAGTCAAACAACTTGCCTTTCGCCTTGACGGTTTATTCTTACCAACCAGCAACGAGTCAGAAAAACCCTTCTATGTAGTTGAAGTTCAGTTTCAACCCGATGAGGATCTATATTACCGCTTATTTGCTGAATTATTCCTCTACTTGCGGCAATACAAACCTGTATCACCTTGGCAAGTTGTAGTTATTTATCCCACTCGCGGTATAGAAAGACAACAAACCTCACAATTTAGTGAAATGTTAGCTATAAATCGAGTAAGACGCATTTATTTAGATGAGTTAGGAGAACTTGCAGAAACCTCCCTTAGTGTTGGTGTTGTTAAACTTGTTATTGAGGCTGAAGAAACCGCACCGCAATTAGCAAGACGTTTAATCGACCAAGCAAAACAACAGTTAACTGATGAAGTTAGTAAGCGTGACCTCATCAACTTAATTGAGACAATCATTGTTTACAAATTACCACAAAAAAGCCGCGAGGAGATTGAAGCAATGTTAGGTTTAAGTGAGTTGAAACAAACCAAAGTTTATCAGGAAGCCTTGGAAGAAGGTTTAACACAAGGTAAGCAGCAAGGTTTGGAAGAAGGTTTAGCGGAAGGAAGGCAGCAAAGCAAGTTAGAAACAATACCGCGAATGGTAGAGTTTGGGTTGAGTTTGGATGCGATCGCTCAATTGTTAGATTTACCTTTAGAAGTAGTTCAGCAGGCAGTACAGCAGACTGGTAGATAG